ATACAAATTCAGGCATCGGGTAACGCGGGCGTTTTAGTTTTGAAAAATCGCGTTCGGTCATAAGGCATCAATGGCGATTGCTACATTTCCCAGGTTGATCTATTATCAACTCACAGCAATGACAACATGGTGTCACCCCGTATCGGTAAGCTGCCTTTTGCTTGCGATAAGCGGTCAAGTTAATATCTGTAGGAGATCCCACCCAAATTTATACGCATGAAAAGTAAAGCGATTGTCAAGGTAGACCTCAAAACTGCTGTCAACTTGTGGTTTCATTGCCAGAGCATGCACAGACCCCGCGGCTCCGTAAAACTGACGCCGGCAGTGCTGAGCGGATTTCTCGAAAAGGTTGGCGCCCTGCAACTCGACAGCATCAACGTCGTGGAACGGGCGCACTACCTCACCCTTTGGAGCCGGTTTGGCAACTACGATAAAGCAGACATTGACCAATGGATTTATCAAGACAAAATTGCTTACGAGTACTGGGGCCATGAGGCGTCCATTTTACCCATCTCCCACCTGCCACTCGGACGCCGGCGGATGAAGTTATTTCCACCCGAAAGCTGGTTAAATTCGAGTTGGTGGAAACAGCAACAAACGTCGCCGGCCTCAAAGCGCCGCGTATTGCGCCGGCTCCGGACAGAAGGCCCGCTTGAGAGTGCACATTTCGAGAAAACTGTTGGAGACCGCAAGCGTGCGCAGCAGCTAGGTGCAGTCGCCCCCGTAATGCCTGGGCATAAAGAAGACAAGCGCTCTCTCCAACTCCTCTGGCATGCCGGCAAAGTGGCCGTATCCACAAGAAGGTACTTCCGACGCATTTACGATCTTTCGGAGCGGGTCTTCCCTGAAACAGAAACTGTTACGCGCGCTGCGTACCATGACAGTTGGCTTTTCATCGGCCTCAAGGGAAACGGCATTGCCACCGAAAAACATCTGGAGAATTACTTCACTGCGCCCAAACTCAAAGCGCCCGAACGCAGGGCAATCATTGATCGCAACCTGAAGGCCGGCCGAATCGTGGAGGTTCAAATCGATGACCGGAAAGACCGCTGCTTTATGCTGCCAGAGCATGTTGATCAGCTGAACGCGCTAGATGATCCGACAGGGACCACGCTGGTTTGTCCGTTCGACTCTTTCCTCTGGCAAAGAAAACGGGCGGAAGCGTTACTCGATTTCCACTACCGCATCGAAATTTATGTCCCGCAAAAGAAGCGGCAGTTTGGGTACTACGTCCTCCCTATCCTGCACGATGGCAAACTCGTGGGCCGGCTTGACCCCAAACTCCATCGCGACAAAGCCCTGCTCGAAATCAAATCGATCTACCTTGAAGAGACCTTCAAGCGCACACCCCGCTTCGACCAGGCACTCCGCGAAACGCTCCATGACCTCGCCGCATTTGTCGGCGCGCAGGACTTGCAAATGCCGGCTGGCTGGGGTGCGCTGGCGTGAACTGGATCATACAGATCAAGGAGTGATGCGATTTTCCATGCTTCCAGAAATAATCCCAAATCCAGAGGGAACCATATGGATATGGTTGACTGAAAC
The DNA window shown above is from Bacteroidota bacterium and carries:
- a CDS encoding crosslink repair DNA glycosylase YcaQ family protein → MKSKAIVKVDLKTAVNLWFHCQSMHRPRGSVKLTPAVLSGFLEKVGALQLDSINVVERAHYLTLWSRFGNYDKADIDQWIYQDKIAYEYWGHEASILPISHLPLGRRRMKLFPPESWLNSSWWKQQQTSPASKRRVLRRLRTEGPLESAHFEKTVGDRKRAQQLGAVAPVMPGHKEDKRSLQLLWHAGKVAVSTRRYFRRIYDLSERVFPETETVTRAAYHDSWLFIGLKGNGIATEKHLENYFTAPKLKAPERRAIIDRNLKAGRIVEVQIDDRKDRCFMLPEHVDQLNALDDPTGTTLVCPFDSFLWQRKRAEALLDFHYRIEIYVPQKKRQFGYYVLPILHDGKLVGRLDPKLHRDKALLEIKSIYLEETFKRTPRFDQALRETLHDLAAFVGAQDLQMPAGWGALA